The sequence CGGCCGGGGTGACGCGTACCCGGGTGGGCAGAGCGACACGGGCGTCCGTCCGGCCGCCGCCGACGCCCCCTCCGCCCCGGCCGCCCTGGTGGCCGCCGGGGACGAGGCCCCGCTCGCGGGAGCGCCCGCCGTCGCCGGGCTGGTGCGGGGGCCCGCCGAGCTGATGGGCGCCGTGCGCGCACTGGTGCGGGACATGGTGGTCGTCGGCACCCTGGAGGACGCCGAGGACCTGGTCGCCGCACACCCCGGGCTGACCGCGGTGACCGGTGAGGGCGACGTGCTGTCGGCCCACTTCGCGCACGGCGGTTCCGCCGGGGCGCCGAGCCTCCTGGAAGTGCAGGCGTCCGTCGACGAGGCGGCCGCCGACCTGGCGGAGCTGGCCGTGCGGTGCGAGGAGCTGGCCGCTGCCCAGCGGCTCGCGGGGGAGCGGCGCCGGGCCGGTGCCGCGCTCGTCGAGGAGCTGGGGGAGCGGCGCCGCGCCGCGGAGCGGGAGAAGTCGGGCGTGGCCCAGCAGCTGGGGCGGCTCGCCGGGCAGGCCCGGGGAGCCGCGGGCGAGGCCGAGCGGACCGCCGCGTCCGCGGCCCGCGCCCAGGAGGCCCTGGAGCGGGCGACCGAGGAGGCGGCGGAGCTGGCCGAGCGGCTGCTGGTGGCGGAGGAGCTGCCGGTCGACGAGGAGCCCGACACCTCCGTACGGGACCGGCTCGCCGCCGACGGTGCCAACGCCCGCCAGACCGAGATGGAGGCCCGTCTCCAGGCCCGTACCCATGAGGAACGGGTGAAGTCGCTCGCCGGGCGCGCCGACTCCCTGGACCGCGCGGCCCGTGCCGAACGTGAGGCCCGCGCCCGCGCCGAGCAGCACCGGGCCCGGCTGCGGCACGAGGCCGCGGTGGCCTCCGCCGTCGCCTCCGGTGCCCGTCAGCTGCTCGCGCACGTCGAGGTGTCCGTCGTACGGGCCCAGGAGGAGCGGGCCTCGGCGGAGGCGGCGAAGGCCGAACGCGAGCGGGAGCTGGCGGCCGAGCGGGACCGGGGCCGGGCGCTGAAGGGCGAGCTGGACAAGCTGACCGACTCGGTGCACCGCGGTGAGGTCCTGGGTGCCGAGAAGCGGCTGCGGATAGAGCAGTTGGAGGCGAAGGCGCTGGAGGAGCTCGGCGTGGAGCCGGCCGGGCTGGCGGCCGAGTACGGACCGGACCAGCTGGTTCCGCCGTCCCCGGCGGCCCAGGGCGAGGAGCTGCCGGAGGATCCGCAGGACCCGCGCAACCAGCCGAGGCCGTTCGTCAGGGCCGAGCAGGAGAAGCGGCTGAAGTCGGCCGAACGGGCGTATCAGCAACTCGGGAAGGTGAATCCGCTCGCCCTGGAGGAGTTCTCGGCGCTGGAGGAGCGGCACAAGTTCCTCTCCGAGCAGCTGGAGGACCTGAAGAAGACCCGGGCCGATCTGCTCCAGGTGATCAAGGAGGTCGACGAGCGGGTCGAGCAGGTGTTCACCGAGGCGTACCGGGACACGGCCCGCGAGTTCGAGGGCGTCTTCTCACGGCTCTTCCCCGGTGGCGAGGGGCGGCTGATCCTGACCGATCCCGACAACATGCTCGCCACGGGCGTGGACGTCGAGGCCCGCCCGCCGGGCAAGAAGGTCAAGCGGCTCTCCCTGCTGTCGGGCGGCGAGCGGTCCCTGACGGCCGTGGCGTTGCTGGTCTCGATCTTCAAGGCGAGGCCGAGCCCGTTCTATGTGATGGACGAGGTCGAGGCGGCGCTGGACGACACCAATCTGCAGCGGCTGATCCGGATCATGGAGGAGCTCCAGGAGAGCTCCCAGCTGATCGTGATCACGCACCAGAAGCGGACGATGGAGGTCGCCGACGCGTTGTACGGGGTCTCCATGCAGGGCGATGGAGTCTCGAAGGTCATCAGCCAGCGGCTGCGCTGAACCTTTACCTAATCTTCAAGGCTTCAACGGGCTATTCCCCTGCTTCGGGGTAGAAGTCGGCTCGCAAGAGAAATTCGACTTCGAGATCTGAATGAATAATTCCTGCGAAGTTGATTTCACCTTCAAGTGGTGGCAGGCCGGATCTTATGCGCCACTTAGAGGGCTCACCCCCCACGCCTGACGATGCGGCCAGGCATCAGGAGTTCATGTGTCCAGCACAGCGCAGGGACCGCAGTCCGGAGCACGAGCCGCCCACCCGGACCACCTCGGTCATGTCATCTTCATCACGGCGGCCGCCGCCATGGGCGGCTTTCTCTTCGGCTACGACAGTTCCGTCATCAATGGCGCCGTCGAAGCGATCCGCCACCGGTACGACATCGGCTCCGGCACGCTCGCCCAGGTCATCGCGATCGCGCTGATCGGCTGCGCGATCGGCGCCGCCACCGCAGGACGTATCGCCGACCGCATCGGCCGCATCCGCTGCATGCAGATCTCGTCCGTGCTCTTCACCGTCAGCGCGGTCGGATCGGCGCTGCCGTTCGCCCTCTGGGATCTGGCGATGTGGCGCATCATCGGCGGCTTCGCCATCGGGATGGCCTCCGTCATCGGCCCGGCGTACATCGCCGAGGTCTCGCCGCCCGCCTACCGCGGCCGGCTCGGCTCCTTCCAGCAGGCCGCCATCGTCATCGGCATCGCCATCTCCCAGCTGGTCAACTACGGCATCCTCCAGATCGCCGACGGTGACCAGCGCGGCAAGATCGGCGGCATCGAGGCATGGCAGTGGATGCTCGGTGTGATGGTCGTCCCCGCCGTCCTGTACGGGCTCCTGTCCTTCGCGATCCCCGAGTCCCCGCGTTTCCTGATCTCGGTCGGCAAGAAGGAACGGGCCCGGCAGATCCTCGCGGAGGTCGAAGGGGAGCACGTCGACCTCGACGCGCGCGTGAGCGAGATCGAGACCGCCATGCACCGGGAGCACAAGTCCACCTTCAAGGACCTGCTCGGCAGCCGTTTCGGCTTTCTGCCCATCGTCTGGATCGGTATCGGCCTGTCCGTCTTCCAGCAACTCGTCGGCATCAACGTGGCGTTCTACTACTCGGCGACGCTGTGGCAGTCCGTCGGCATCGACCCGACCGACTCGTTCTTCTACTCGTTCACCACCTCGATCATCAACATCATCGGCACGGTGATCGCGATGGTGCTGGTGGACCGGGTGGGCCGCAGGCCGCTCGCGCTGGTCGGCTCGACCGGTATGGCGATCGCGCTGGCCTTCGAGGCCTGGGCGTTCTCCGCCGACCTCGTCGACGGCAAACTGCCCAACACCCAGGGCGTCGTCGCCCTCGTGGCGGCCCATGTCTTCGTGCTCTTCTTCGCCCTGTCGTGGGGTGTCGTGGTCTGGGTCTTCCTCGGCGAGATGTTCCCCAACCGGATCCGCGCCGCCGCGCTCGGCGTGGCCGCGTCCGCGCAGTGGATCGCCAACTGGGCGATCACCGCGAGCTTCCCGAGCCTGGCCGACTGGAACCTGTCGGCCACCTACATCATCTACGCGGCGTTCGCGACGCTCTCGATCCCCTTCGTGCTCAAGTTCGTGAAGGAGACCAAGGGCAAGACCCTGGAGGAGATGGGCTGAGGCACTGCCCGGCCCCACCGCGCTTCCCGGAGCCCGGCCCCGCCGTCCTCCCGGTGTCCGGGCGCCCGCCCGCCCCCGTCTACCGCCCGCCCCGGCTCACTGTCGAGCCGGGGCGGCGGCTTTCCCCGTCGCCTCGCAGAACAGCCGCAGGCTGCGCCACCCCTCCTCCACCGGCATCCCGCCGCACAGCGGATGCAGGACCAGGCTGTCCGCGTCCAGCTCCGCGCACTGCCGCGGTGTGACGATCCGGTACACGCCCTCCTCGCGCAGCTCCGCCACCGTCGTCGCCGCCGAGCGCACGGCCGAGCGGATGTCCTTCGACTGCCAGGAGGAGTACGTACGGGCCTCGTGCAGCAGGTGCTCCCCGTACCGCGCCCACGTCCGGTCCGGGTCCTCGGACACATGCAGCAGCGGCGTCCTGGCCGCGGGCATCATGCAGAACCCCTCCGTCCCGTGCTCCGCGCGCTGCTCGTGGTAGTACGCCTCCAGCTCCGGCAGATGCGCACTCGGGAAGAGCGGCAGCCCCAGCCGGGCCGCCCGCCGCGCCGCCGCCCGTGAGCTGCCGCCCACCAGCAGCAGCGGATGGGGCTGGGTGTAGGGGCGCGGGCTGACCGTGACCGTACGGCCCCGGTACGTGAAAGGCTCCCCGGTCCACGCCCGGAGCAGTGTCTCCAGCAGCTCGTCCTGGAGCTTGCCGCGCCTGCCCCACTCCACGCCCGCCCGCTCGTACTCGGCGGGCCGGTAGCCGATCCCCGCGACGGTCACCAGCCGCCCCGCGCTGAGCAGATCGAGCACGGCGATGTCCTCGGCCAGCCGCAGCGGATCGTGCAGCGGGCCGATGATGGCCGAGACGGTCACCGCGATCCGCCGGGTGGCCCCGAAGACGGAACCGGCGAAGACGAACGGGGAGGGCAGCCAGGAGTTGGCGGCCCCGTGGTGCTCCTCGGTCTGTACGGTGTCGACGCCGTGCTCGTCGGCGTACGCGGCCATCTCCAGCGCCGCGCGGTAGCGGGCCGAGAGGGACTCGGGCGTGGCGTCGGGATCGACGAGATTGAACCGGACCACTGTGAAGGCCATGACGGGCGTCCCCTTCGCCGGGCGGGCTTGGTGGAGGCGGCACCGTAACTGACATAGCGTCAGAAGGGTAGGGGCCGGTCGCCGGCGCCGGGAGGGGGCGGCGGCATCGCGTTCGGGCACGCGCCCCGGTCGGAGGGTGAGGTGCGGGGCGGTCTCATGTGGGGGGCGTCACCCCGCCCCAGTGGGCGGGCCTTCATGAGCGGAAGCGCGGTTTTACCCCCAAAAGGTGCATAAGTCCATGTGTGGCCTTCGAGGTGTCCGTCACGGCCGCGCCCCGGTGCGGCCGTGGCCGATACTGGACGGGTTATGGAAATCGTCATCCTTGCTGTAGTCATCGCCCTGGTCGCGGTCGGCCTGATCAGCGGGCTCGTGGTCAGCAGCCGCAAGAAGAAGCAGCTGCCGCCCTCGGCACCGTCGAGCACGCCGACCATCACTCCTCCCGCCGAGCCCCATGTCGGCGACGAGGCCGAGACGCCGCGCGACGAAGCGCGGCGCACCGTCGAGGAGGTCGGTCTCCCGGACACCGAGGCTCCCGCCGGGGAAGCCCCGGCCGTCGCCGAGCCGGAGGCGCCCGCCGCCCCCGTGCTGGAGGTCCCCGAGCCCACCGCGGGCCGGCTCGTCCGGCTCCGCGCCCGGCTCGCCCGCTCGCAGAACTCCCTCGGCAAGGGGCTGCTCACGCTCCTGTCCCGGGACAACCTCGACGAGGACACCTGGGAGGAGATCGAGGAGACCCTCCTCACCGCCGACGTCGGCGTCGCCCCCACCCAGGAACTGGTCGAGCGGCTGCGCGAGCGCGTCCGGGTGCTCGGCACCCGTACCCCCGAGGAACTGCGCAACCTGCTCCGCGAGGAGCTGATCACCCTGCTCGGCCCCGACCTCGACCGCGAGGTCAGGACGGAGGGCGGCGCCGAGACCCCCGGCGTCGTCATGGTCGTCGGCGTCAACGGCACCGGCAAGACCACCACGACCGGCAAGCTGGCCCGGGTGCTCGTCGCCGACGGCCGCAGCGTCGTGCTCGGCGCGGCCGACACCTTCCGGGCGGCCGCGGCCGACCAGCTCCAGACCTGGGGCGAGCGCGTCGGCGCCCGCACGGTCCGCGGGCCGGAGGGCGGCGACCCGGCGTCGATCGCCTTCGACGCGGTGAAGGAAGGTATCGCCGAGGGTGCGGATGTCGTCCTCATCGACACCGCGGGCCGCCTGCACACCAAGACCGGCCTCATGGACGAGCTCGGCAAGGTCAAGCGGGTCGTGGAGAAGCACGGGCCGCTCGACGAGATCCTGCTCGTCCTGGACGCCACCACCGGGCAGAACGGTCTCGTCCAGGCCCGGGTGTTCGCCGAGGTCGTCGACATCACCGGCATCGTCCTCACCAAGCTCGACGGCACCGCCAAGGGCGGCATCGTCATCGCCGTCCAGCGCGAGCTGGGCGTGCCGGTGAAGCTGATCGGTCTCGGTGAGGGACCGGACGACCTGGCCCCGTTCGAGCCGGGAGCCTTCGTCGACGCGCTGATCGGCGACTGACCCACCGTACGGACAACGGGCGGCGGACCTCTCTGTGAGGCCGCCGCCCGTTCGTGTGTGTGCGTCCATGAGGGGCCGGCGCGGTCCCGGCCGGGGACGTGCGGCCGGGGGCGGGGGGCGGGTGCCCGACTACGAGCGGTGGCAGCTGTAGGCCAGCGTGCCCAGCAGCAGACGCGCCTGCGGGGGAGCGGCCGTGGTGTCCAGTGCCGGCGGTCGCAGCCAGCGGACCGGCCCGAGACCGCCGAGATCGGACGGCGGTGCCGTGATGTGCGACCCCGGCCCCAGCGCCCGCAGATCCAGACCCGCGTCGTCCCAGCCCATCCGGTAGAGCAGCCGGGGGAGTTCGGCGGCGGCTCCGGGGGCGACGAGGAACTGGGCCCGGCCGGTCGGGGTCACGGCCACCGGCCCCAGGGGCAGGCCCATCCGCTCCAGCCGCACCAGGGCGCGGCGGCCGGCCGGTTCCGCGACCTCCAGGACGTCGAACGTGCGGCCCACCGGCAGCAGCATCGAGGCGCCGGGCACCTCGGCCCAGGCGTGCGCGGCGATGTCGAGCGTCGCCCCGGCCGGGACCTCGCGGGCGAAGTCCAGTGGATGGGCGCCGGGAGCGGCGCACACCGGGTCGCCGCACGAGCAGACGCCGGCGCCGGCCCGCGCCCCGGGCACCACGGCCCAGCCCCAGAGTCCTGTGTACTCGGCCACCGCGGTGCCCTCGGCCGTACGGCCGCGACGCCGCGAGCCGGATCGCATCTCCCGGATGCCGCCGATCGTGAAGCCCATACCCCCTCCAACGGGTCCGACTCATCGGTGGTTACGACCCGGAGCCTTCGCTCAACCCTCCGTTGCCGTTCTCGATCGGGCGGCGCGCGGGTGTGCACAAGAGGTGAATGGCACGGAATACGCGCCCCCTATGTGCTCCAATCCGCCTGTCGCTGATCGTCGCCTGTCAAGTCAAGCGCGCCCGGCGGCAGTCGGGTTCATTCGAAGGGGTGGCGAATGGTGGCGTTTCCGTAAGAGCCCTCGCGAGAGGGGTGATCGTAGGATTACCGTCGGTACACGAACCCTGGAAGTATGTGCACCCACGGGTATGCCGGAGGCAACCCGATTCCTTGTTCGATGGTGTGCAACCTCCGTACGGACAGCACCGATGCACGGCATTCTGATAGTGGTTCGCGCGATGAGATTTCCGGCGGGATGGGGGCGTTCCAGTGAGTGGCAGCGGCGCAGGCGAGACGAATGCCGGGAAGCGCCCCAATGAGCAATTGGGCTCGTGGTTCGTGCGCAGCGGCTGGTCCAAGGGCGAGCTGGCACGGCAGGTGAACCGCCGGGCGCGGCAGATGGGTGCCCTGCACATCAGCACCGACACCTCCCGGGTGCGCCGCTGGCTCGACGGTGAACAGCCCCGCGAGCCGATCCCCCGCATCCTCTCCGAGCTCTTCTCGGAGCGCTTCGGCGCCGTCGTCGCCGTCGAGGACCTCGGGCTGCGCACCGCGCACCAGTCACCCTCGGTGGCCGGTGTCGACCTGCCCTGGGCCGGCCCGCAGACCGTCGCCCTGCTCAGCGAGTTCTCCCGCAGCGACCTGATGCTCGCCCGGCGCGGATTCCTCGGCTCCTCGCTGGCCCTCGCCGCGGGCCCCGCCCTCATCGAACCCATGCAGCGCTGGCTGGTGCCGGTGTCCGGGGCCGGCCGGGCCGAACCGGAATCGCCCGCCGCCGCCCGGCGCCCCTCCCGGCTCTCCCAGCCCGAGCTGGATCTGCTGGAGTCCACCACGGCGATGTTCCGGCAGTGGGACGCGCAGTGCGGCGGCGGACTGCGCCGCAAAGCCGTCGTCGGCCAACTCCACGAGGTCACCGACCTGTTGCAGGAACCGCAGCCCACGGCCACCGCGAAGCGGCTCTTCCGGTGCGCGGCCGAACTGGCCGAACTGGCGGGCTGGATGAGTTACGACGTCGGCCTCCAGCCCACCGCGCAGAAGTACTTCGTCCTCGCGCTGCACGCCTCCAAGGAGGCCGGTGACAAACCGCTCGGCAGCTACGTCCTGTCCAGCATGAGCCGCCAGATGATCCACCTCGGACGTCCCGACGACGCCCTGGAACTCATCCATCTCGCCCAGTACGGCAGCCGCGACTGCGCCACCGCGCGGACCCAGGCCATGCTGTATGCGATGGAGGCCCGTGCCTACGCCAACATGGGCCAGCCCAGCAAATGCAAACGGGCCGTCCGCATGGCCGAGGACACCTTCCTGGACGCCGGACTCGACGGCGAGAGCGAACCCGACTGGATCCGCTTCTTCTCCGAGGCCGAACTCAACGGCGAGAACGCCCACTCCTACCGCGACCTGGCCTATGTCGCCGGCCGCAGCCCCACCTACGCCTCGCTCGCCGAACCCGTCATGGAGAAGGCCGTCGAGCTGTTCGGCGAGGACGACGAGCACCAGCGCTCGTACGCGCTCAATCTGATCGGGATGGCCACCGTCCATCTGCTCAAGCGCGAGCCCGAGCAGTCCACGGTGCTGGCCGCGCAGGCGCTGAAGATCGCCAAGAAGGTCCGTTCCGAGCGGGTGAACACCCGGCTCCGCAAGACCGTCGACACCGCCGCCAGGGACTTCGGCGATGTCGCCGATGTCGCCCGGCTCACCGACCGGCTCACCGAACAGCTGCCGGAGACCGCCGAAGCGGTCTGACCCGGCCCGCCCGCCACCGGCCGCGGCGCCCCTTCCGTACACCCCGACCGGGCTCCCCCATCGCCAGGTCACACGGAGGGCCGCCGTGGCCGGTTCCCGTGTGCGGCGGCCCCAACCGCGCCGTATGCGGCGTGGACCGCATGGTAGCCAGGGCACCGGATACGCCACCTGCGGTTCATTCGGACGTAACACGCGAACCCTCTTCGTCACTGGTGTGAAACATCGTGCGGCATTCGTGGAAACGGCGCTCCGCCAATCTCATGGCGCATAACCGGCCCGCACCTTTTCCCCAGTGGTCCCGCAGCTTTCCCCCGCACGCGGCCGCACCGACGACGAGGAGACGCCGATGCCCCCAGGCATCACGACGCTTGCCGCAGACGCCCCAGAGCTGTCTGCCGCCAACACCGGGTTCATGCTCATCTGCTCGGCCCTGGTGATGCTCATGACCCCGGCCCTCGCCTTCTTCTACGGAGGCATGGTCCGCGTCAAGAGCACCCTCAACATGCTGATGATGAGCTTCATCAGCCTCGGGATCGTCACGATCCTGTGGGTGCTCTACGGATTCAGCCTCGCCTTCGGCACCGACACCGGCTCGGTCATCGGCTGGAGCGCGGACTACGTCGGCCTGAGCGGAATCGGCGTCACCGAGCTCTGGGACGGCTACACCATCCCGGTCTACGTATTCGCCGTCTTCCAGCTGATGTTCGCCGTCCTCACCCCGGCCCTCATCAGCGGCGCCCTCGCCGACCGCGTCAAGTTCACCGCCTGGGCGATCTTCATCACCCTCTGGGTCACCATCGTCTACTTCCCGGTCGCCCACTGGGTGTGGGGCGCGGGCGGCTGGCTCTTCGAGCTGGGCGTCATCGACTTCGCCGGTGGCACGGCCGTCCACATCAACGCGGGCGCCGCGGCCCTCGGAGTGATCCTCGTCATCGGCAAGCGTGTCGGCTTCAAGAAGGACCCGATGCGGCCGCACAGCCTGCCGCTCGTCATGCTCGGCGCC is a genomic window of Streptomyces sp. NBC_01237 containing:
- a CDS encoding sugar porter family MFS transporter; this translates as MSSTAQGPQSGARAAHPDHLGHVIFITAAAAMGGFLFGYDSSVINGAVEAIRHRYDIGSGTLAQVIAIALIGCAIGAATAGRIADRIGRIRCMQISSVLFTVSAVGSALPFALWDLAMWRIIGGFAIGMASVIGPAYIAEVSPPAYRGRLGSFQQAAIVIGIAISQLVNYGILQIADGDQRGKIGGIEAWQWMLGVMVVPAVLYGLLSFAIPESPRFLISVGKKERARQILAEVEGEHVDLDARVSEIETAMHREHKSTFKDLLGSRFGFLPIVWIGIGLSVFQQLVGINVAFYYSATLWQSVGIDPTDSFFYSFTTSIINIIGTVIAMVLVDRVGRRPLALVGSTGMAIALAFEAWAFSADLVDGKLPNTQGVVALVAAHVFVLFFALSWGVVVWVFLGEMFPNRIRAAALGVAASAQWIANWAITASFPSLADWNLSATYIIYAAFATLSIPFVLKFVKETKGKTLEEMG
- the nsdA gene encoding transcriptional repressor NsdA, giving the protein MSGSGAGETNAGKRPNEQLGSWFVRSGWSKGELARQVNRRARQMGALHISTDTSRVRRWLDGEQPREPIPRILSELFSERFGAVVAVEDLGLRTAHQSPSVAGVDLPWAGPQTVALLSEFSRSDLMLARRGFLGSSLALAAGPALIEPMQRWLVPVSGAGRAEPESPAAARRPSRLSQPELDLLESTTAMFRQWDAQCGGGLRRKAVVGQLHEVTDLLQEPQPTATAKRLFRCAAELAELAGWMSYDVGLQPTAQKYFVLALHASKEAGDKPLGSYVLSSMSRQMIHLGRPDDALELIHLAQYGSRDCATARTQAMLYAMEARAYANMGQPSKCKRAVRMAEDTFLDAGLDGESEPDWIRFFSEAELNGENAHSYRDLAYVAGRSPTYASLAEPVMEKAVELFGEDDEHQRSYALNLIGMATVHLLKREPEQSTVLAAQALKIAKKVRSERVNTRLRKTVDTAARDFGDVADVARLTDRLTEQLPETAEAV
- the ftsY gene encoding signal recognition particle-docking protein FtsY, whose translation is MEIVILAVVIALVAVGLISGLVVSSRKKKQLPPSAPSSTPTITPPAEPHVGDEAETPRDEARRTVEEVGLPDTEAPAGEAPAVAEPEAPAAPVLEVPEPTAGRLVRLRARLARSQNSLGKGLLTLLSRDNLDEDTWEEIEETLLTADVGVAPTQELVERLRERVRVLGTRTPEELRNLLREELITLLGPDLDREVRTEGGAETPGVVMVVGVNGTGKTTTTGKLARVLVADGRSVVLGAADTFRAAAADQLQTWGERVGARTVRGPEGGDPASIAFDAVKEGIAEGADVVLIDTAGRLHTKTGLMDELGKVKRVVEKHGPLDEILLVLDATTGQNGLVQARVFAEVVDITGIVLTKLDGTAKGGIVIAVQRELGVPVKLIGLGEGPDDLAPFEPGAFVDALIGD
- a CDS encoding AAA family ATPase, whose protein sequence is MHLKALTLRGFKSFASATTLRFEPGITCVVGPNGSGKSNVVDALSWVMGEQGAKSLRGGKMEDVIFAGTTGRPPLGRAEVSLTIDNSDGALPIEYAEVTITRIMFRNGGSEYQINGDTCRLLDIQELLSDSGIGREMHVIVGQGQLDSVLHADPMGRRAFIEEAAGVLKHRKRKEKALRKLDAMGANLARVQDLTDELRRQLKPLGRQAAVARRAAVIQADLRDARLRLLADDLVTLHSALRDEIADEAELKKRKDAAEAELKAALAREAELEGEVRRLAPRLQRAQQTWYELSQLAERVRGTISLADARVKSATAAPAEERRGRDPEDMEREAARIREQEAELTAALEAAEHALEDTVAHRSDLERELAAEERRLKDAARAIADRREGLARLNGQVNAARSRAGSAQAEIDRLAASRDEARERAAVAQEEYEQLKAEVDGLDAGDAELAGRHEAAKRALDGAEAAHGAAREATTAAERERAAVAARHEALALGLRRKDGTGALLGARDRLSGLLGPAAELLTVVPGYEVAVAAALGAAADAVAVTDPATAAEAIRLLRKEDAGRAALLLGAGPRAAAQAGVQLGGQHLPGQGDAHVTGHGGAAVPGQAGEASVSGPGAHVPGQVDAHVPGQVDATQLPGRGDAYPGGQSDTGVRPAAADAPSAPAALVAAGDEAPLAGAPAVAGLVRGPAELMGAVRALVRDMVVVGTLEDAEDLVAAHPGLTAVTGEGDVLSAHFAHGGSAGAPSLLEVQASVDEAAADLAELAVRCEELAAAQRLAGERRRAGAALVEELGERRRAAEREKSGVAQQLGRLAGQARGAAGEAERTAASAARAQEALERATEEAAELAERLLVAEELPVDEEPDTSVRDRLAADGANARQTEMEARLQARTHEERVKSLAGRADSLDRAARAEREARARAEQHRARLRHEAAVASAVASGARQLLAHVEVSVVRAQEERASAEAAKAERERELAAERDRGRALKGELDKLTDSVHRGEVLGAEKRLRIEQLEAKALEELGVEPAGLAAEYGPDQLVPPSPAAQGEELPEDPQDPRNQPRPFVRAEQEKRLKSAERAYQQLGKVNPLALEEFSALEERHKFLSEQLEDLKKTRADLLQVIKEVDERVEQVFTEAYRDTAREFEGVFSRLFPGGEGRLILTDPDNMLATGVDVEARPPGKKVKRLSLLSGGERSLTAVALLVSIFKARPSPFYVMDEVEAALDDTNLQRLIRIMEELQESSQLIVITHQKRTMEVADALYGVSMQGDGVSKVISQRLR
- a CDS encoding bifunctional DNA primase/polymerase — encoded protein: MGFTIGGIREMRSGSRRRGRTAEGTAVAEYTGLWGWAVVPGARAGAGVCSCGDPVCAAPGAHPLDFAREVPAGATLDIAAHAWAEVPGASMLLPVGRTFDVLEVAEPAGRRALVRLERMGLPLGPVAVTPTGRAQFLVAPGAAAELPRLLYRMGWDDAGLDLRALGPGSHITAPPSDLGGLGPVRWLRPPALDTTAAPPQARLLLGTLAYSCHRS
- a CDS encoding LLM class flavin-dependent oxidoreductase translates to MAFTVVRFNLVDPDATPESLSARYRAALEMAAYADEHGVDTVQTEEHHGAANSWLPSPFVFAGSVFGATRRIAVTVSAIIGPLHDPLRLAEDIAVLDLLSAGRLVTVAGIGYRPAEYERAGVEWGRRGKLQDELLETLLRAWTGEPFTYRGRTVTVSPRPYTQPHPLLLVGGSSRAAARRAARLGLPLFPSAHLPELEAYYHEQRAEHGTEGFCMMPAARTPLLHVSEDPDRTWARYGEHLLHEARTYSSWQSKDIRSAVRSAATTVAELREEGVYRIVTPRQCAELDADSLVLHPLCGGMPVEEGWRSLRLFCEATGKAAAPARQ